A window of Gloeocapsa sp. PCC 73106 genomic DNA:
GGCTGTCTTATAGATTTTCCGAGATACTTACCAATGATTTTCAAGACATCATCTCCTGCTTCGTGACCCCAAGTATCATTAATCTTTTTGAAATAATCAATATCAATGACACCCAAACCCCACGTTTCAAATACAATTTTTTGAGGTGTTTTCAATAATTCAATCGCCCCTCTACGATTTAGTAATCCAGTCAAAAAATCAACGCTAGCTTGCTTCTTGAGTTTCCCCAGGGTTTCGGTCAAAATTGATAAAGTATGGTCCAAATCTCTTAATAATTGTCCAGCTTCGTCTTTAAAGTTAGTAGGTAAAACTTTCATTTCATGCTTATTAAGATAATCTTTCAAAGCTTGACGAGTCATCATTACTGGAACTAAAAGCAGATAAAGACCCCATAGCGTAATTACTGTTCCCAGCAAAGTTCCTAACAAGATGATAATGCAGATCATCCAAAGTTGATTATCTCTAGAAAATAAAAGCAGGTATGTAATTAAGCTTAGTAGAGGTATGTGAGTCCCCACAAAGCAAACTAAAAAAATCTTGCGAGGGTAAGATTGAAGCCAAATAAAGCTATCAAGAGTTTGATATAGCCATAATGATTTTGTAATAACCATATATAATAAACATCAACTTAATAAATGTATACTATAATATAAGGTATTTTTAGTTAAGTCAATAAGAGTAAAATGGTAATATATTAGGAGTTTTAATCCACTATTTACATCATTTGTCTTAAAAAGGATAAGTCGGCTTTGCCAAAGTTAACGCTAAAAGCGATATTTAAGTTTTCTAAAGCTTTGATTAACCAAGGTACGCCTTCTTTGGTAAAGGATTCGTAGTGAGTGAAGAGAATGGAAAAGCGTTTCTCTAGATGGGGTTTGACTTTGTGACATAATAGGACTATTTTTAATAGTAATCCTACGGTAGACGTGGCACCCATATTGGTAATTAAATCCATAAAGATGTAGTGATTAGGGCGTTGATTACTCTCTACAACTAAAAAGTTTAATAATTGACTTGTAGTGCGTAATACTATAAACTCATCGGGCTTTTTCGTATCGCAATGGGGTAAGATAGTTTGGATTTTTTTATAGAGTGTTTCGTTAAATTTGTGTCTACCGTATTTGGTATCTACAGATGTAATTAGATATTGGTACAGATCGTCTTTAAAGGTTTTGTAGTTGCTGGCTTGTCTACTGTGAGTAAGAAAACTATGGGAAAGATCTCGGTAGGTATATCCTGCTTCTACGGTTCCTACGAATTGTTTTAAAGCTACCCCTAACTCGCGATCGCTCAACAGTGTCGGATTACCTACTGGTTGAATGATCGTTTTACTGGGAACTATTAACTGTGTTTCAGGCGATGTCTTTACTTGTCTTACTTTGTAAGTTACATACTTAGATAAGTCTATTTCAAAACGTTCTTGTAAACGCGACTGAATCTGTTTTACCGTTTTCTGATCTTCAAAATTACTGTCTTCTGAGAGTAAATAATGCTCATACAAGTAGGGATAACGATTGATTAAGTTCCCTACGTAGGTTGTATCTTTTCCTTCGCTGATTACTCTGGCTAAACGTTTTAGTTTCAGACAGTGATCTGTTTTGGCAAATTCTATGACTAGTTCTCGTAGTCGTGCCGAAGTAGTTGAGTAGCTCCCTGTCGCTGGGGCCAGGTGTTCAAATAATTCAGCTAATGCTGGTATAGCACCTTGTAGCTGAGGCTGCATTTGCCACCGATTTACCAGAATGTGACAGCAGCGGTTGAGTATATAATTAAAGTTCTGTTCTCCCGTTTTGGAGTTAACTAGTCTAGCTAGTGCGACGCGTATCTGATGGTCGTAATAATCTTTGCCTTTGATAAAAAGATGGCGAAACCCATCGATCACCTCTTCGGGAGATTGATGCTTTACACAGTCAAGCAGGTGATCGTATATTAACTGTTCCTCGTGACTTGTCTGTTGGAGGAAGCCTTCTTTCACTGATGTAACCACCTCTTTTAGCCATCCTTAGTTGTTAGCTACTCTACTCAAATGCCACCCTTTGCCTTATATTATAGAACATAATCTTTTAAAAGAGCTCAGGTTTCTTACCTAAAATCATAGCAGCTACTTTTAGTTATTTTCTCGGTCTTAAAATCTATGTCCCTAAGACTTTCTCTCGGTCAACTCAGTAGGATTATGCAGCCAATTACGGTCACTAATTCTGTTAATTTAACTACAATTTTTCTGGAGGGAATCTCTACAGATAGTCGCTTTTTACAACCAGGGGAGGCTTTTCTGGCTTTAAAGGGAGAGAATTTTGACGGACACGATTTTATCGAATCTGCTTTAAGCCGAGGGGCGATCGCTCTGATTGTTGACCAGGACCTATCCGTAAAGTTACTTACGCAAATTCCTCTGTTTCGGGTTAATAATACCCTCACCGCTTATCAAGAGATTGCTCACTGGTGGCGCACTCAGTTAAGCATACCCGTTGTTGGTGTTACAGGCTCGGTGGGTAAAACGACTACCAAAGAGTTAATCGGGGGGATTTTAGCCACTCAGGGAAGAGTACTCAAAACAGAGGGTAACTATAACAACGAGATAGGAGTACCCAAGACTCTTTTAAAGATAGATAGTAGCCATGACTACGCGGTGATTGAAATGGCGATGCGAGGTAGGGGAGAAATCGCGCGGTTAACCCAAATAGCCAGCCCTACTATAGGAGTGATTACTAATGTGGGTACGGCTCACATCGGTAGGTTAGGCTCGATAGATGCTATTGCTCGTGCTAAGTGCGAGTTATTAGCTCAGATGCAACCGACGGGAGTAGCGGTACTTAATCATGATAACCAAAAACTGATGACGATCGCCACAGAGGTTTGGCGCGGTGAAACGGTTACTTTTGGTTTAGAGGGTGGAGACATCTGTGGTAAGCTTTTAGACCAGGAAATGATGAGAGTAGATGGTGTCGACTTACCCTTGCCCTTAAAAGGACGACACAACGCTTTAAACTATTTAGGGGCGATCGCTGTAGCTAAGGTGTTGGGGGTGGATTTGTTTCCTCTAACTCAGGGATTAGAAATCACTATACCTGGGGGTAGGGCTAAAACCTATCAGCTTGAGTCGGATATTTGGATTTTAGATGAAACTTATAACGCGGGTTTAGAATCCATGTTAGCCGCTTTAGAATTGTTACAACAAACTCCTGGAAAACGTCGGATCGCTGTGCTGGGAACTATGAAAGAATTGGGAGAACATGGGCTTAATTTCCATCAACAAGTAGGAGAAGTGGTTAAAAAACTGGGTATTGATTATCTTTGCGTCTACGCTGATGAGGAAGTAACCAAGGCGATCGCTACTGGTGCAACAGGTGTTCAGTGCGCAATTTTTAACAATCATCAGGAGTTACTTACCCATTTGCGCAGTCTAATTCAACCAGGCGATCGCTTGTTATTTAAGGCTTCTCGTTCAGTACAACTTGATCGCGTTGTGCAACAGTTAATTGTATGATGAAAGTTGAATTATCAATTGTCATTCCTATGTACAACGAAGAGTTAAACCTGGATTCTTTGTTTGAGCGACTATTAAGGGTGATTTCCCAACTTGATAGCACATACGAAATTATTTGTATTAATGATGGCAGCAAGGATAACACTTTAGAACGTCTGGTGCAATATCACCATCAATATCCAGAGATTAAAATTATTAATTTGTCGCGCAATTTTGGCAAAGAAATCGCCCTATCTGCGGGAATTGATTACGCTACAGGAGACGCGGTGATTCCCATTGACGCTGATTTACAAGATCCACCCGAGTTAATTGGCTTGTTACTAGACAAATGGCGAGAGGGATACGACGTTGTTTACGCTACTAGAAGTTCCAGACAGGGAGAAACCTGGCTCAAACGCTTCACAGCTAAAGGTTTCTATCAAACTCTCTCCAAACTGAGTTTTATTTCGATTCCTTC
This region includes:
- the murF gene encoding UDP-N-acetylmuramoyl-tripeptide--D-alanyl-D-alanine ligase; translated protein: MSLRLSLGQLSRIMQPITVTNSVNLTTIFLEGISTDSRFLQPGEAFLALKGENFDGHDFIESALSRGAIALIVDQDLSVKLLTQIPLFRVNNTLTAYQEIAHWWRTQLSIPVVGVTGSVGKTTTKELIGGILATQGRVLKTEGNYNNEIGVPKTLLKIDSSHDYAVIEMAMRGRGEIARLTQIASPTIGVITNVGTAHIGRLGSIDAIARAKCELLAQMQPTGVAVLNHDNQKLMTIATEVWRGETVTFGLEGGDICGKLLDQEMMRVDGVDLPLPLKGRHNALNYLGAIAVAKVLGVDLFPLTQGLEITIPGGRAKTYQLESDIWILDETYNAGLESMLAALELLQQTPGKRRIAVLGTMKELGEHGLNFHQQVGEVVKKLGIDYLCVYADEEVTKAIATGATGVQCAIFNNHQELLTHLRSLIQPGDRLLFKASRSVQLDRVVQQLIV
- a CDS encoding GGDEF domain-containing protein encodes the protein MVITKSLWLYQTLDSFIWLQSYPRKIFLVCFVGTHIPLLSLITYLLLFSRDNQLWMICIIILLGTLLGTVITLWGLYLLLVPVMMTRQALKDYLNKHEMKVLPTNFKDEAGQLLRDLDHTLSILTETLGKLKKQASVDFLTGLLNRRGAIELLKTPQKIVFETWGLGVIDIDYFKKINDTWGHEAGDDVLKIIGKYLGKSIRQPDIAARWGGEEFLVIIEGDLKSSNIVLERIRSEIADLEFVGAITAKVTVSIGGTIYEPKQEEFDKALARADNALYKAKKEGRNRVIWL